In Chryseobacterium gleum, a single genomic region encodes these proteins:
- a CDS encoding aldose epimerase family protein, with amino-acid sequence MKKATHNGIFILLFLIIFGCRKENNKQDISGKMENVHTSDYGVTPKGDSIKKYTLTNKNGMKVEVINFGGIITSLTAPDRNGKYEDVVLGFTKPEGYFDGNPYYFGALIGRYGNRIANAKFSLEGKTYEINKNDGPNSLHGGKEGFHTRFWNIEVVKDAKFPTLKLSYTSADGEEGYPGKLTTTVFYTLTDDNALEISYEAEADKPTVVNLTQHSYFNLSGNFTKTITDHELQINADQFLPVNETLIPTGEQKAVKGTPFDFTVSKPIGKDINADDDQLKKGKGYDHNWILNGKGLRNIAKVYHQGTGRLMEVFTDEPGVQFYSGNFLDGKFDTKTGGKNEFRTGFCLETQHFPDSPNQPSFPSTELKPGQKYHSKTIYKFSVKN; translated from the coding sequence ATGAAAAAAGCAACACATAATGGCATTTTTATTTTATTATTTTTAATTATTTTCGGCTGCAGAAAAGAAAATAACAAACAGGATATTTCAGGAAAAATGGAGAATGTGCATACTTCAGACTATGGAGTGACGCCAAAAGGCGATTCTATTAAAAAATACACGCTGACCAATAAAAACGGGATGAAAGTTGAGGTCATCAACTTCGGGGGAATTATCACTTCTTTAACCGCCCCAGACAGGAACGGGAAATATGAGGATGTAGTCCTTGGTTTTACAAAACCTGAAGGGTATTTCGATGGCAATCCTTATTATTTCGGAGCTTTGATCGGAAGATATGGCAACAGAATTGCCAACGCAAAATTCTCACTGGAAGGTAAAACCTATGAAATCAACAAAAATGATGGCCCCAACAGCCTTCACGGAGGAAAAGAAGGATTTCATACCAGATTCTGGAATATTGAAGTCGTAAAGGATGCAAAATTTCCAACATTGAAGTTATCCTATACCAGCGCAGACGGTGAAGAAGGATATCCGGGAAAATTAACAACAACTGTTTTTTACACGCTTACAGACGACAATGCATTGGAAATTTCTTACGAGGCTGAAGCCGACAAACCTACAGTGGTGAATCTTACCCAGCATTCCTATTTTAACCTGTCAGGAAATTTCACTAAAACGATTACTGATCATGAACTACAGATTAATGCAGATCAATTCCTTCCGGTTAATGAAACTTTGATTCCTACAGGGGAGCAGAAAGCCGTAAAAGGGACTCCTTTTGATTTCACGGTATCAAAACCGATTGGAAAAGATATCAATGCAGACGATGATCAGTTGAAAAAAGGAAAAGGATATGACCATAACTGGATTCTGAATGGAAAAGGATTAAGAAACATCGCCAAAGTTTATCATCAGGGAACAGGAAGACTGATGGAAGTCTTTACGGATGAACCCGGTGTTCAGTTTTATTCCGGAAATTTTCTTGACGGAAAGTTTGATACCAAAACTGGCGGTAAAAATGAATTCAGAACAGGATTCTGCCTGGAGACACAGCATTTCCCCGATTCACCGAACCAGCCTTCTTTCCCTTCTACAGAACTGAAGCCTGGGCAGAAATACCACTCGAAAACCATCTATAAATTCTCCGTTAAAAACTAA
- the araA gene encoding L-arabinose isomerase yields MLTPLNTKEVWFITGSQHLYGPETLAQVADHSQKIVAELEKSSFIPVKIIVKPTVKTTEEIFETIAAANHAENCIGVITWMHTFSPAKMWIRGLKILQKPLLHLHTQFNRDIPWSTMDMDFMNLNQAAHGDREFGFMVSRLRKNRKVVVGHWSEERVQKQIGDWSRVAAGWDDWQGAKFARFGDNMRFVAVTDGDKVEAETQFGFSVNTWGIGDLVGVINSVSEGEIKSLMEEYESSYHMAASLLEGGANRSSLHTAAKIELGLEKFLKDGGFKGFSDTFEDLHGLEQLPGIAVQRLMQKGYGFAGEGDWKTAALVRAMKTMGQGLEGGNAFMEDYTYHLDPSNPSILGSHMLEVDPVLAAGKPSCEIHPLGIGGKADPVRLVFNSKGNIDSLNAALMDFGNHFRLLINKTRALEITEELPKLPVARVLWKPLPDLYTAAEAWILAGGAHHTCYSENISAEQLEDFAEIAGIESLVIDEDTRMRDFKNTLRWNEMYYC; encoded by the coding sequence ATGTTAACACCTCTCAATACCAAAGAAGTCTGGTTCATCACAGGAAGTCAGCATTTATACGGACCTGAAACACTTGCCCAGGTGGCAGACCACTCACAGAAAATTGTGGCAGAACTTGAAAAATCTTCTTTCATCCCGGTAAAAATCATTGTAAAACCAACGGTAAAAACTACCGAAGAGATATTTGAAACCATTGCAGCTGCCAATCATGCAGAAAACTGTATAGGGGTGATTACCTGGATGCATACCTTTTCACCCGCTAAAATGTGGATCAGAGGACTAAAAATTTTACAGAAGCCTCTTCTGCATCTGCATACCCAGTTCAACAGAGATATTCCGTGGTCTACCATGGATATGGATTTTATGAATCTTAACCAGGCAGCTCACGGAGACCGTGAATTTGGTTTTATGGTAAGCCGACTCCGAAAAAACAGAAAAGTCGTGGTAGGGCACTGGTCAGAAGAAAGAGTTCAGAAGCAGATCGGTGACTGGAGTCGCGTTGCTGCAGGCTGGGACGACTGGCAGGGCGCTAAATTCGCTCGTTTCGGAGATAATATGAGATTTGTAGCGGTTACAGATGGAGACAAAGTGGAAGCTGAAACCCAGTTCGGTTTTTCAGTCAATACCTGGGGAATCGGTGATCTTGTCGGAGTTATCAATTCAGTAAGTGAAGGGGAAATAAAAAGCCTTATGGAAGAATATGAATCTTCTTATCATATGGCAGCTTCCCTTTTGGAAGGAGGAGCCAACAGAAGCTCACTTCACACCGCCGCAAAAATTGAATTAGGACTTGAAAAATTTTTAAAAGACGGAGGATTTAAAGGATTTTCAGATACCTTTGAAGACCTTCACGGGCTGGAGCAGCTGCCGGGAATTGCCGTACAGCGACTGATGCAGAAAGGATACGGATTTGCCGGCGAAGGAGACTGGAAAACAGCAGCGCTCGTACGTGCCATGAAAACAATGGGGCAGGGCCTTGAAGGTGGAAATGCCTTTATGGAAGATTATACCTATCATTTAGACCCTTCCAATCCTTCTATTTTAGGTTCCCATATGTTGGAAGTTGACCCTGTGCTGGCCGCCGGAAAACCTTCGTGTGAGATCCATCCGCTGGGAATCGGAGGAAAAGCGGATCCGGTTCGTCTTGTTTTTAACTCCAAAGGAAATATTGATTCTCTGAACGCTGCCCTGATGGACTTTGGAAACCATTTCAGGCTGCTGATCAACAAAACCAGAGCATTGGAAATTACAGAAGAGCTGCCAAAGCTTCCGGTAGCAAGGGTTTTATGGAAACCTCTTCCTGATTTATATACCGCCGCAGAAGCCTGGATACTGGCAGGAGGGGCACACCATACATGTTACAGTGAAAATATTTCAGCAGAGCAGCTGGAGGATTTTGCTGAGATAGCAGGAATTGAATCATTAGTCATTGATGAAGATACCAGAATGCGTGATTTTAAAAATACACTTCGTTGGAATGAAATGTATTATTGTTAA
- a CDS encoding L-ribulose-5-phosphate 4-epimerase translates to MNTYKELQRECYEANMQLDALKLVVYTFGNVSAVDRDKGIFAIKPSGVPYDILKPEDMVILDFDANVIEGRLRPSSDTKTHAYLYKNWENIGGISHTHAIYSVAWAQAQMDIPVFGTTHADHLTTDIPCAPPMRDELIEGNYEYNTGIQILECFKEKQLSPEEVEMVLIGNHGPFTWGKNAEKAVYNSKVLETIAEMAYLTRQINPDAERLKDSLIKKHYERKHGKNAYYGQEFKH, encoded by the coding sequence ATGAATACCTATAAAGAACTCCAAAGAGAATGTTATGAAGCGAATATGCAGCTGGATGCCCTGAAGCTGGTTGTCTATACTTTCGGGAATGTAAGCGCTGTAGACCGTGATAAAGGCATTTTTGCCATTAAGCCAAGCGGTGTCCCTTACGATATTTTAAAGCCGGAAGATATGGTGATTTTAGACTTTGATGCCAATGTCATTGAAGGGAGACTCAGACCTTCTTCCGATACCAAGACCCATGCTTACCTGTACAAAAACTGGGAAAACATCGGTGGAATTTCCCATACTCATGCGATCTATTCCGTGGCGTGGGCACAGGCACAAATGGATATTCCTGTTTTCGGGACCACCCATGCAGACCATTTAACAACAGATATTCCCTGCGCTCCACCTATGCGGGATGAGCTGATTGAAGGAAACTACGAATACAATACGGGAATACAGATTCTGGAATGTTTTAAAGAAAAACAGCTCTCTCCGGAAGAGGTAGAAATGGTCCTGATCGGCAATCACGGTCCGTTTACCTGGGGTAAAAATGCTGAGAAAGCGGTCTACAATAGCAAAGTACTGGAAACTATTGCCGAAATGGCGTATCTCACCAGACAGATCAATCCTGATGCGGAACGTCTGAAAGACTCACTCATCAAAAAACATTATGAGCGTAAGCACGGCAAGAATGCCTACTACGGACAGGAATTTAAACACTAA